Below is a genomic region from Rhizobium acidisoli.
AGCGCCAATGGGACGCCGTAGGCGCAGTTCACCACCAGCTGCATAAGAAGATACCGCGCGACGCGGCTACCTGCCTCCTGGATGGCTTCTGTTGTGCGATGCAGATCGCCATAGCCAACGAGCCGGATAAAGCGATCGCGAAGCTCTTCCCGCTCTAAAAGCATGAATATTACGACGACGATGATCAAGCCCAATGAGGCGATGGGGCCGAGCAGCGGACCAATCAGGCTAGTCAGCGTTTCAATTGGTCTACTCGGCGCGAATATCTCAACGAGCACAGGCTCCCTTGGTCTTGATGCGGTACCGGGAGCAACTGGGCGCTCGTCGGCGTTACTGAGCTCACGACCGACGCTCTCAATGACGGACGTCAGGCGCCGCACAATACCGCTGTCCGTTCCACTTTCCTGCAGAGTTCGAATTTTTGCAATGATGTTGCCCTGGTAGGCCGGAAGGTTCTGGGCCACTTCGGCAACGTGTCCTGCTACGACAAGCCCGAACAGGACGAGGACAAGAAAAGCGATCACGACAGTGATTATTACCGCCGAAATACGGGGCAGGCCAAGCTTTCGAAGGCGAGAGGAAATGGGAGCCAATGCGAATGTCAACAGGACTGCGATTGCTAGAGGAAGAAGTACTTCCTTGCCGAAATACAGAATAGCAATAACAGCGAATACACTCACGAAGGCAGGCATGCGTGAAGGGGAGGATGGCGAGGTCGAATAGACGCGACGGGGGCCGAGGTCATTTTCCAATTCCGCCTCCGTGATCTTTGGCGTTGCTCGAAGACATCGATGTGTCGGTCGCTCTCGCCAAGTCTTTGCAATTAGGGCGCAGTGTGACCTCGGCAATGGTTGTGACGTACCTCACTTGACGATCTCTATGGCATCGCGTGCGGGAGGTGACCGCACGGGCAAAGAGACTGCCTGCAAATGGGCTCCGTTGCAAAAATCCCATTGACGTTTGAAAGAGCGCCGAGGATTTTCTGCGAGATTTTTGGTAAGCGATTTCAAGTGGCGCCATTTTCAGGGTGATGTGATTTTGTGGGCAGTGCGGTGGTATTGCCGCTGCGCTACCGCAATCTGATGGGCGAATGGGGCGTGATTGTCGATCATTCGCCAATCTATCGCTGGGCCCAGAAATACGCGCCAGAGATTGAAAAGGGGCTGCGTTGGCACTGGCGACGGCCACAGGCAACAAGCTGGCGGGTCGATGCGACCTATGTGAAGGTTCGTGGCGTACCTTTACCGGGCCGTCGGCGAATTCGGCAACACGATTGATTCTATCTGTCTCAGACGCGCAATGCCAAGGCGGCGAGTCGGTCCCACCGTTGTCGCGCAAATCCTCTGCGGCCGCTGTTAGACCGGCATACGGAACAGGAAGGCGGTCTGCTTTGTGTCGGAGTGCACCTCCAAACGACCGCCATGGCTTCGAGCAATCTCACTGCAGATAAAAAGACCGAGGCCAAGCCCCTGCTTTTCCGCAGAACCTGTGGCTCGGAAGAAGGGCTCGAACAGGTGGTCCCTCACATGTCGGGGAATTGGATCGCCCTCATTCGCAACCGTAATGATGATTTCGTTCGGGCCTGGAGCCGCAACGACCGTGACCGGGAGCCCCGGCGCCCCGTGTGTCAGCGCGTTACCGATCAGGTTGGATACCAGCTGAGCCACCCGGCCGCCGTCGCAAGCTACCTGGTCCGGAATATCCAGTGAACTCTGGATGTCCCGCTCCGGATTTGCGGTCTGTAATTCCTGGACAACATGCTCAAGTACGACGCGCAAGTCGGTTGGCTTAGGGTCGACTGCAATGCCCTGACCAGCTCGACAGCGCGCAAGATCGAGCATGTCCTCGATCAGGCTGGACATGCGCTCTGTACTTTGGTTCATCATCGTCAGAACGCGCCGGCCCTTGTCGGACTGAGGCTCCCGCGACAGAATGTTTAGCCCCCCGGCGATGGAAGCCAGCGGATTGCGCAGGTCATGCCCCAGGATCGCGACAAACTGCTCCCTTAAGTGCGCCACCTCCTTTTCCGCAAGCAGCCCTTGCTCAAGTTTGAGCCGCTCGGCAATACCTGCATCGATACGCTCTTCCAGAGTTCGGTTCAGTTCCTCGAGCTCTCGGCGGGCTCGATCGGCGGCGTTCCTTGCATCCACCAGGTCGCGCTCGTATCTGCGTCGATCCACCGCCTGGAACAGGGTTATACGGGTGAACTGAACACCTCCGTCGTTCGAGCGGCGTTCGGCTGCATTCGCCAAAACGGGGAGCTTTTGTCCATCCGGACCGACAAGATCCAGAGCGACTTCATTGAAGTGTCCCTGCATTCGCAACAGCGGCGCAAAATGGGTTTCGTAGAAAATCTTCCCTGGAACACTGAGTAGATCGTAAAATCGCTTGCCGAGGAGGTCGAAGCTCTGCACGCCAAGCCATCCGGCAAGCGTGCGGTTAGCCTTGACAATCACGCCATCGGCTGCGAGCGACAGGTAACCACAGGGGGCGTTCTCATAGAGATCGTCCAGATCCTCCACGATTCCCTCCAGCCCTGCTTGAGGTTCCGCTTTACACAAAGGCTTTGATCGCTGAAATCACCTGGGCAGGCGCGCTCAGGTTCGGACAATGCCCTGTTGCATCGATGATGACCATCTCCCCCTGCGGCAAATGATCTCGCACATATTCCCCGACCCCCTGTTGAGCGATGACATCCTGGTGGCATTGTATCACAAGCGCGCGGGCCTGGCAGCGTGAAAGGTCCCCTCTGTTGTCGGACAGAAAGGTGACGCGTGCGAATGCCTTGGCGATGTCGGGATCCGTCCGGCAGAAGCTGTTCACCAGCTCTTCGCTCAGTTCCGGACGATCAGGATTGCCCATGATAACCGGCCCCATGGCGGCGGACCATCCCATGTGATTATCGTCCAGGAATTCCAGCAATTCCTCGATCTGCTCCCGGGTAAACCCACCCTCGTAACCTTCGTCGTTAATGTAGCGGGGCGACGGACCAATCAGGACAAGCTCGCTGAACAGATCAGGTGCGTCACTTGCAGCGAGAATGCCGATCATGGCGCTCACGGAGTGGCCGACAAATACGCCACCTATGATATCCAGGGCCTGCCCTATCTCGACGACATCAGCCGCGTAACCCGCAGGCTGGAGTACTTGGCATGCTCATAGGCGCTGAGGTCGGACTTGCCGCAGCCGACATGGTCGAAGAGGACGACCTTATAATCCTGTTCAAAGGCCGGCGTGACATGCCGCCACATGTTCTGGTCGCATCCGAAGCCGTGCGCAAACACCATGGGGCGCCGTCCTTCGCCCCGCACCGTGACATTGTTCCTTGCTATAACCGACAGGATTCCTCCGACTTTGGTGCGAGAACCCACTGCTCCCCTGGGCTTCCTACCGCCAGGCTGGGTGAACATAGGAACATTGTGGGCAGCCGTCGAGTACCTTAACCCTAGGCCGAACCCGGTGGTCTGCCGCCAAATCCCCAGCTTGTGGGAAGCACGAATAATTACGCGGTCGCCTTCTATGGCGCGTGGAACCAATTCTCCATTGTTGCGTTTGTCGTGGTTAAGCTCAGTGAATCGGGCAAGGGCTAGGGGCGGACGGGGTCCAACTGTAGCTGGCGCTCTGTTCCGGGCTCACGGTCCGAGGGGATAAGTTGCATGTCCAATATCGAAGAGTTTCCTGCAGCCGCCCGACGGCTGACCGAGTTCGAGGCGCTCACGGCAGCTGCGCCAAGTGTTTTCGACGCGGTCCCCGGCGCGGTCTATCTCTGCGACCAGGACGGCTGGCTCGTGCGTTACAATGCCGAGGCGGCGGAGCTGTGGGGACAAACTCCCCCTGTTGGCGACAAACGTCCCCGCTTCTGCGGATCCCATGCTCTCTTCCTCCCCGACGGCACGCCGCTTGCACATGACGTCTGTCCCATGGCAACTGCTG
It encodes:
- a CDS encoding PAS domain-containing sensor histidine kinase produces the protein MEDLDDLYENAPCGYLSLAADGVIVKANRTLAGWLGVQSFDLLGKRFYDLLSVPGKIFYETHFAPLLRMQGHFNEVALDLVGPDGQKLPVLANAAERRSNDGGVQFTRITLFQAVDRRRYERDLVDARNAADRARRELEELNRTLEERIDAGIAERLKLEQGLLAEKEVAHLREQFVAILGHDLRNPLASIAGGLNILSREPQSDKGRRVLTMMNQSTERMSSLIEDMLDLARCRAGQGIAVDPKPTDLRVVLEHVVQELQTANPERDIQSSLDIPDQVACDGGRVAQLVSNLIGNALTHGAPGLPVTVVAAPGPNEIIITVANEGDPIPRHVRDHLFEPFFRATGSAEKQGLGLGLFICSEIARSHGGRLEVHSDTKQTAFLFRMPV